The following proteins are encoded in a genomic region of Macrobrachium nipponense isolate FS-2020 chromosome 44, ASM1510439v2, whole genome shotgun sequence:
- the LOC135203857 gene encoding uncharacterized protein LOC135203857, producing the protein MTAKTLLAFLMEVWFTQLTSALTDQVVLRPTSPYCTDQRPSSLVCDFSLTTQPVYLVTSPRPKRAASLAAYESIEIRNAAVFYLSESGCLAEINIRDTKEVIVDDLHQKKRRAEECERYQLSVVNSSITNIPAKVTGLNVVRSNVERLVLPPGIKRASVSQSRVDFFSTTHPLNGSVVFEVSFTNVSFVGKLNAKDNATFQLLSSRLTLNNMSEIAFEDNADILISRSHLLSPNTVQFLVERGVSVTLEDNIGKVTIKHTTKDNAKSIPMCREEPREVSKPDKQVTTESNTKSVRCPSVQVPNSCQLQGLYVVLLLGLDCALVFAIIYRFLKREHSQGWSECIRNFRDVIRRKLRSESSSRRREVPDEAEKLEGVSLVIEKYVATPRSKTPVVDCDEHSSNDKKDEEMNPEEPECVPCTPSSFNNEVGGSTVKKRKPTASTVKNMAKPKCLF; encoded by the exons atgacggCAAAAACATTATTGGCTTTCCTTATGGAGGTGTGGTTCACGCAGCTGACGTCAGCACTAACCGATCAAGTCGTTCTGCGACCTACGTCTCCCTACTGCACTGACCAGCGACCTTCATCGCTAGTTTGCGACTTCTCGCTGACGACGCAG CCGGTGTACCTCGTGACGTCACCGCGCCCGAAAAGGGCGGCATCCCTCGCCGCCTACGAATCCATCGAGATTCGAAACGCTGCCGTCTTCTACCTATCCGAAAGCGGCTGTTTGGCGGAGATCAATATTCGCGATACCAAGGAGGTCATAGTGGACGATTTGCACCAGAAGAAACGGCGGGCGGAGGAATGCGAGAGATATCAGCTCTCGGTTGTCAATTCGTCCATCACGAATATCCCTGCCAAAGTGACGGGTTTAAACGTCGTCCGCTCAAACGTCGAAAGACTGGTTCTGCCGCCGGGAATAAAACGCGCTTCGGTGTCGCAGTCTCGAGTGGATTTCTTCAGCACGACGCATCCGCTGAACGGGTCGGTTGTGTTCGAGGTCTCGTTCACGAACGTCAGCTTCGTCGGGAAGTTGAACGCAAAGGACAATGCGACGTTTCAGCTGCTGTCAAGTCGCTTAACCCTCAACAACATGAGTGAAATCGCTTTTGAAGATAACGCGGACATCTTGATAAGCCGAAGTCACCTTCTTTCACCAAACACTGTACAGTTTTTGGTTGAAAGAGGTGTTTCAGTAACTCTAGAAGACAACATAGGTAAGGTAACTATCAAACACACTACTAAAGACAACGCTAAAAGCATTCCAATGTGTCGTGAAGAACCCCGCGAAGTGAGTAAACCAGATAAGCAAGTGACCACCGAAAGCAATACTAAAAGCGTTCGGTGTCCTTCAGTTCAAGTGCCTAACAGCTGTCAACTGCAGGGTCTGTATGTTGTATTGCTTCTCGGGCTAGACTGCGCGTTAGTTTTCGCAATAATATATCGCTTCTTAAAACGCGAACATAGCCAGGGATGGAGTGAATGTATTCGAAACTTCAGAGATGTTATTCGAAGGAAATTGAGGTCTGAAAGTAGTTCCAGACGAAGAGAGGTTCCCGACGAAGCGGAAAAACTTGAGGGCGTTTCCCTTGTGATAGAGAAATACGTAGCCACGCCTCGGTCGAAAACGCCTGTTGTTGACTGCGATGAACATTCTAGTAACGACAAAAAAGACGAGGAAATGAATCCGGAAGAGCCGGAATGTGTCCCCTGTACACCATCGAGTTTTAATAACGAAGTTGGCGGGTCGACGGTTAAGAAAAGGAAACCGACTGCAAGCACAGTGAAGAATATGGCCAAGCCGAAGTGTCTGTTCTGA